AGCACGGCGCAGTTGATCGAGACTGACAACGCCGGCGATGCGGCTTTTCCCGCGATCGCCATCGATGCCAGCGGCAGTGCGTTGGTGGTGTGGCAGCACTCCGACGGCGCGCGAAACAACATCTGGTCCAGCCGTTTTGAATGAGTGTCCAGCGGCGCAAGGGGCGCAATGGCTGTGCCCATGCGCGTCGGCGGCACTCCGTATTCGGTCCGGGTCAGGCAGTCAAAAGGCGCGATATCCCGCGCCTTTTTTCATCTCGCGCACATGAAGTCGGATTCCGATTCACATGTGATTACAATGAGCGGGAAGCAACCGCATCTTCCTTGACATGACCCTGATGAACTACAAGATCCCCGAATCGGTCCTCGTCGTGATCCATACCGCCGATCTCGAGGTGTTGCTGATCGAGCGCGCGGACAAGCCGGGCTATTGGCAGTCGGTGACCGGTTCGAAAGACAGTGTGGATGAACTCCTGATCGAGACGGCGAGGCGGGAGGTGTTCGAGGAAACGGGAATCAGGGTTGGCACATTGTCATTGAATAAAGAAGCGGATTGTGGCGACGTACCTGCGGACAATCTGCGCGATTGGCATGTTTCCAATATCTATGAAATCTATCCGGTGTGGCGGCATCGCTACGCGCCTGGCGTGACAAGAAATACGGAGCATGTTTTCGGCTTGCGGGTGCCGAGCGATATTTCAATCAAGCTTGCTCCGCGCGAACATCTCAACCATATGTGGCTGCCTTATCAAGAGGCTGCCGACAAGTGCTTTTCGCCATCCAATGCGGAAGCGATTTTGCAGCTGCCGAAGTTCATCGATGCATCTTGAATTATCTTGCGTACGAACAAATCTGCGTATCAGGTGTCCATACAAACATAGATAACGAATTACATTGTTCGAATGAAACTTCGCATTGCCACTTATAACATTCACAAGGGTGTTTCTTCTTTCCGCAGTCAGCCGCGTGTTCACGCGCTGAAGCAGGCGCTTTCCACCATGGAAGCGGACATCACGTTTTTGCAGGAAGTGCAGGGGCGGCATGACCGCTTTGCAATGCGACATGCGGCGAGGTGGCCGGAGCAGGCGCAGCATCAATTTTTCGC
The Noviherbaspirillum cavernae DNA segment above includes these coding regions:
- the nudB gene encoding dihydroneopterin triphosphate diphosphatase translates to MNYKIPESVLVVIHTADLEVLLIERADKPGYWQSVTGSKDSVDELLIETARREVFEETGIRVGTLSLNKEADCGDVPADNLRDWHVSNIYEIYPVWRHRYAPGVTRNTEHVFGLRVPSDISIKLAPREHLNHMWLPYQEAADKCFSPSNAEAILQLPKFIDAS